DNA sequence from the Ovis canadensis isolate MfBH-ARS-UI-01 breed Bighorn chromosome 2, ARS-UI_OviCan_v2, whole genome shotgun sequence genome:
ACCAGTCAGTAAGGGAAGGCCAAGATGTCACCATGAGCATCCGTGTGCAGGGCGAGCCCAAGCCGGTTGTCTCCTGGTGAGTAGCAGCCCCTGACTACCATCTTCTAGCTTTGCCGGTTCCAGGCTAGGCCCTGTGAAGCCTGGCTTTGGGTGGGGTGTCAGTGAACACTTTGTGGACTTCAGTCTGTCCGAAGGGGCATCATCCCAGGCACAGTGGGATCCCAGGCTACCTGCACTgtggccccacccctgccctggtgTTCACACTCATTCAGGGCTTCCCCTCTGCGAGGGGTTTGGGTAACAGATGGTCTCCTGTCTGTCCGCTTGGTGTGAATGACCAGGTGTCCTCTCACTCCTGAAGAAGCCTCCCAACCCCTATCCCAACCTCAGCCCTGTCGTTTGACAATAGGGTGATTTTTTGAGGCCTGTGCTGTGCCCAGCCCTGCACTGGGCCCATACTTAATAATTTGTTACTGAGTTGCCAGTGTCCAGAGTTAAACTTGGGCCTTAGCTTCCTGGCTTCATCTCAGGTACCATTTGATGACTCATTTGGCTTAGCTTTCTATTGGTTTGggttctctttttcacttttaaatgattATCTAGTCCCTAGTGTAGTTTTTTTAACACTAAGTTATTTCCTATTCCTTTTGGGAAGCGAGAAAGCTATCTGTCCATTAACATAagtaaaaacaagacaaaaatctaAGAATTATCAAGAGCTGAATAGCTTGGTGTTACTCTTAATGGCAATTaccaggagcctggcgggctacagtccataaggccacaaagagttggatgccacTAAGCGCACGCACACAAAAGTGCAGTTAGGTTCCAAGAAGGGAGTGACCCAGGTGGGCAGAGGGTGTCTGGAAGTTcctggggggcggggagcagTGGTGGGATTGCGAGTCAGGGTGAAAAGCAAGCCTTGTAACCCAGGGGTGCCCATGCCCAGTGAGACATATCTGGGGAGCGGACAAACGATGTTGGGGTGGGAGGCCTGCTTGGCTTTGTAGCCCCGTGCTCGCAGGGCCTGGGGACTGAGTTCTCACCCTTCCCACAGGCTGAGAAACCGTCAGCCTGTGCGCCCAGACCAGCGGCGCTTTGCCGAGGAGGCAGAGGATGGGCTATGCCGGCTTCGGATCCTGGCTGCTGAGCGGGGCGACGCTGGCTTCTACACCTGCAAGGCGGTTAACGAGTATGGCGCTCGACAGTGCGAGGCGCGCCTGGAGGTCAGAGGTGAGTACCTCAAGCTCTCTATGAACCCCTCACCCTGGCCCCGGCCTCATCCCTGCCCGGTTGCCAATTTTCACACAAGCTTAGTTAATGGCGTGCCACAACTGAAAGGGCCTTTGAGGTCCCTAGGTTCAGCTGCTTATGCTGTAGTGAGTAaaatgagacccagagaggggagGCGATTTGCCCTAGGTCACAAAGCAAATTGTTGAGCGCTCAGCTTACTACACAGTACTGCCTTCCCTACCCTCCATCACGCCTGCTCCGGTGCCAGCTCGAGAGACCCTGCTTCCTGTCGCCGGCGGTCCTCATCTCACACTCTTCTAAGCCTTGGTCACCTCGCCAGGCCCCTTCCTCACACCCACTCCCCGCTCCTCTCTTGCCTCTTCCACCCATCCCATCGCTGTGTGGACGATACCGTGGTTGGGCGTGGCAGTGGGGAGTGTTTGATAGTTGGACCCGTCCGGAGGGGCCCTTGGAGTGATTTGGGCATGAAGCTTTGCAGGGACCCCAGGGTTGCCAGGGTGAGCAGAGCTGGGAAGAGATGAAGAGGACTGGGCCCCCAGAGTCGGGGCGTAAGGGCAGGTGGCCTCTAGGCCTCAGGGACAGCACGCAgctccttggggctggtgcttgtcCTCCCCAGGGCAGGCTGTCTGCCTCACCTTCTACTCCCTCTCTTCCCTGTGGGCAGTTCAGGGTCAGGAACCCCCTCCTCAGCTCCACACTCAGCCACCTCCCCCTGTTCCTGGCAGAGGCCAGCTCTGAGGAGCCCCCCAGCCCCCTACTGGAGCCTGGACCCAGAGAGTCATggtccctgccccctgccccgcccccagtcCCCATGCTTAGTGACCACGCCTCCAGAGCCTGAGGCCGCCACCTCTTCCATTTCTGAATTCTTCAgctctcctcctgcccaccccccagcccagcccccttcCTTGTCCTGCTCCTTCCCCCACCGCCCCCCTGCACCCCCACATCAGGGCCTGGCTCTGCCTTGCTTCTCTGTGTTAACCCACGTCTTGGTGCTCCTCTCTTTGGGATTCCCCCCAGTGTCCCCCAGGCGGTGGGGGTGCTCCTGACTCCTAGGAATGCCTTTTTCTTGATTGCCCAGGGCCTCTGCCTGCCCAGGAACCCTGGAGACCTGGCCTCTGGCTGactgctgccccctccccacagggCCGACCTGGGGGGTAGCTGAAAGTAGCAGTGCCGCCCTGGAAGTCTTAAGAGGGGCCCTAGCCAggtctgcgtgtgtgtgcgtgcctgtgcgtgcgtgtgcgtgtgctgCACTAACCTGCCGCTTGCTGACTGAGGTTTTTGTCTGTACACAGGCGAGTGAGCTCAGGGGGCCGCCTGCGCTCCCCCCCGCTACCCTCCGAGCCGCGCCCCTGTCTCAGGCACCTCTCGGACCTCGCTGTGTTTCACTGCCTCCTGCCCACAGACCCTGCCGGCCCGGACCCtgtcccagcctcccctcccctccccacccacgcAGCGTCCTGGGACAGCCCATGAGCCCTTATGGACCCCCCTCCCCAAGCGGACACATGGTCGGGCAGGCTGGGAGCTCCCCCACGGACTGGGTGCCAGGAGGGGAGGGCAGCTGTGAGGAGTATCAAGACCACCCCCCAGTCTCTCCCTGAAGGGGAGCACCCAGCGAGTGCATGTGCTGCCTCTGCTATAGGCcctgtctgtctttctgtttgtctgtctgtgtgtctgtgacaGTCAGGGAAGGATGCCCTCCAGCTGGCATGGGGTCAGGCAAAGGGGGAGAGGACATGGCCTGGCATCTGTAGGATAGAGGGAACCAGAGGGGCAGGGGGCTGTGGGCAAGGGGCTCAGGGGGCACTGACCATTCCAGAAATGGGTTTCAAATGGCACAATCCTTTCTATTTCACAAGAGACCAAAAGCCAGAGGCCCTTGGGCCCTGTGCTGATGAGGAGGCCTGGCTGAGGCCCAGCCCTGGGCGGCAGGCT
Encoded proteins:
- the SPEG gene encoding striated muscle preferentially expressed protein kinase isoform X13 encodes the protein MKLSPGQNRRSSDTGSKAPPTFKVSLMDQSVREGQDVTMSIRVQGEPKPVVSWLRNRQPVRPDQRRFAEEAEDGLCRLRILAAERGDAGFYTCKAVNEYGARQCEARLEVRGE